One Cryobacterium roopkundense genomic region harbors:
- a CDS encoding isoprenyl transferase, translated as MQNRQPPSFRGLLYRLYERRLRRGLTTAHMPRHVAMIIDGNRRWAKQLGFDSAAHGHRAGAAKMREFLEWCDDLGISVVTLYLLSSDNLTQRPSDELADLIEIIAELAEELSHYRDWRVQQVGSQVGLPEPLTAALDAAQTRTAGKQGLHINLAVGYGGRTEITDAMRSIVATHHAHGGTLEDLAETLTPELIGQHLYTGGQPDPDLVIRTSGEQRLSDFMLWQSAHSEFYFVEALGPDLRQVDFLRALRDFARRHRRFGG; from the coding sequence GTGCAGAATCGCCAGCCTCCCTCCTTTCGCGGACTCCTCTATCGCTTGTACGAACGGCGTCTGCGGCGCGGGCTAACGACGGCGCACATGCCCCGCCACGTCGCCATGATCATTGATGGCAACCGCCGCTGGGCCAAACAACTGGGCTTCGATTCGGCCGCGCACGGCCACCGGGCGGGGGCGGCGAAGATGCGCGAGTTCCTCGAATGGTGTGATGATCTCGGCATCTCGGTCGTCACGCTGTATCTGTTGTCGTCCGACAATCTCACCCAGCGCCCGAGCGACGAACTCGCCGACCTCATCGAGATCATTGCCGAGCTGGCCGAGGAACTGTCGCATTACCGCGATTGGCGCGTGCAGCAGGTGGGGTCGCAGGTGGGCCTTCCCGAGCCGCTCACGGCGGCACTGGACGCCGCTCAAACCCGCACGGCGGGCAAGCAGGGGCTCCACATCAACCTTGCCGTCGGTTATGGCGGCCGAACCGAGATCACGGATGCGATGCGCAGCATCGTGGCAACCCACCATGCGCACGGCGGCACCCTTGAGGACCTGGCCGAGACCCTTACCCCGGAACTGATCGGTCAGCACCTGTACACGGGCGGCCAGCCGGACCCGGATCTCGTCATTCGCACGTCCGGCGAGCAGCGATTGAGTGACTTCATGCTGTGGCAGAGCGCACACAGCGAGTTCTACTTTGTGGAAGCCCTCGGCCCTGACCTTCGACAGGTCGATTTTCTGCGGGCGCTGCGCGACTTCGCCCGACGCCATCGCCGATTCGGCGGCTGA
- the trhA gene encoding PAQR family membrane homeostasis protein TrhA produces MAPPHSRPNLPLIDAADAHPEDVKPTWRGWIHAGTFPVTIVAGIVLLVVAEGPAAKWSSAVFVLSSMLLFGNSALYHRFNWKPRTRILLKRIDHANIFLLIAGSYTPITVLALPPEKSIILLTIVWTGALLGIAFRVFWIHAPRWLYVPLYLLLGYGALIFIVDFFDANAVMMTLILIGGLCYTVGAVIYALKKPNPVPGVFGFHEIFHTLTVLAFLCHFVAITIIATHPLYP; encoded by the coding sequence ATGGCTCCCCCGCACTCCAGGCCCAATCTGCCGCTCATCGATGCAGCGGATGCGCATCCGGAAGACGTGAAACCCACTTGGCGCGGCTGGATTCATGCCGGAACCTTCCCCGTGACGATAGTCGCGGGAATTGTTTTACTCGTTGTCGCCGAGGGTCCGGCAGCCAAGTGGAGTTCGGCCGTTTTCGTGCTCAGCTCCATGCTGCTGTTCGGAAATTCGGCGCTCTATCACCGCTTCAACTGGAAGCCCCGCACCCGAATCCTGCTCAAACGTATTGATCACGCGAACATTTTTCTGCTCATCGCCGGCTCGTACACGCCGATCACGGTGCTCGCCCTGCCGCCCGAGAAATCGATCATACTGCTGACTATCGTCTGGACAGGAGCCCTTCTGGGCATCGCGTTCCGGGTCTTCTGGATCCACGCGCCCCGCTGGCTCTACGTGCCGCTCTATCTGCTGCTCGGCTATGGTGCACTCATCTTCATAGTGGACTTCTTCGACGCCAACGCCGTGATGATGACCCTGATCCTGATCGGCGGGCTCTGCTACACCGTGGGTGCGGTCATCTACGCCCTCAAGAAGCCGAATCCCGTTCCCGGCGTCTTCGGGTTCCACGAGATCTTCCATACCCTCACGGTGTTGGCGTTCCTCTGCCACTTCGTCGCCATCACGATCATCGCCACACACCCGCTGTACCCGTAG
- the mca gene encoding mycothiol conjugate amidase Mca, whose product MVTLRLLAVHAHPDDESSKGAATYAYYSGIGVEVLVVSCTGGERGSILNPALEGHAMAERDLTGLRRLEMQGAQQHLGVQHRWLGYVDSGMNDDGSVPADSFAGIPLEISTEPLVNIIREFRPQVLVTYDENGGYPHPDHIRCHEVSLAAYQAAADPTQFPNSGEPWQVDKLYYDRIFNLERIDAMYLALSVIEPDSDLLEPLEAARERMKDYPKLATTHVPVGDFLDARDAALRSHASQVSPDSSFFFWPNDLVREAWPFEDFQLIESKVETVMPESDLFAGVESTS is encoded by the coding sequence ATGGTGACGCTACGACTTTTGGCAGTGCACGCACATCCCGACGACGAGTCGAGCAAGGGTGCGGCGACGTATGCCTACTACAGCGGTATCGGCGTGGAGGTGCTCGTCGTGAGCTGCACCGGCGGCGAACGCGGAAGCATTCTCAACCCAGCCCTCGAGGGGCATGCGATGGCCGAACGCGACCTGACCGGGCTTCGTCGCTTGGAAATGCAGGGCGCTCAGCAGCACCTCGGGGTGCAGCATCGCTGGCTCGGCTATGTCGACTCCGGCATGAACGATGACGGCTCAGTGCCCGCCGATTCGTTCGCCGGCATACCGCTGGAGATCTCGACCGAACCACTCGTGAACATCATTCGCGAGTTTCGTCCCCAGGTGCTCGTCACCTACGACGAAAACGGCGGGTACCCGCATCCCGATCACATCCGCTGCCACGAAGTGTCCTTGGCCGCCTACCAGGCCGCAGCTGACCCGACTCAGTTCCCGAACTCCGGAGAGCCGTGGCAGGTCGACAAGCTCTACTACGATCGCATTTTCAACCTCGAGCGTATCGACGCCATGTATCTTGCGCTCAGTGTGATCGAACCCGATTCGGATCTTCTGGAGCCGCTCGAAGCTGCCCGCGAGCGCATGAAGGACTACCCGAAGCTCGCCACGACACACGTGCCGGTCGGCGACTTTCTGGACGCGCGCGACGCTGCGTTGCGTTCGCATGCCAGCCAAGTCTCGCCCGACAGCAGCTTTTTCTTCTGGCCGAATGACCTTGTGCGCGAAGCGTGGCCCTTCGAAGACTTCCAACTCATTGAATCGAAAGTAGAAACCGTTATGCCCGAATCCGACCTTTTCGCCGGCGTGGAGAGCACCTCATGA
- a CDS encoding DUF4307 domain-containing protein, whose protein sequence is MSLKQESVKQEPVDKESVNREPGLGDLESRYGRTPATRRRDRRLLWGLGGVFALVLVAWVVWTGLDGTSEKIEARDTRHTIIDEHSVSVTFEVSMPVNSPASCAVQSLNESFTVVGWKVIDLAPSELYTRSFTEVVHTTELSNTGLIYKCWLT, encoded by the coding sequence GTGTCCCTGAAGCAGGAGTCCGTGAAGCAGGAGCCGGTAGACAAGGAGTCCGTGAATCGGGAGCCCGGGCTTGGCGACCTTGAATCCAGGTACGGCCGCACGCCGGCCACCCGCAGGCGGGACCGGCGTCTGCTCTGGGGGCTCGGCGGCGTCTTCGCGCTGGTCCTCGTGGCGTGGGTCGTCTGGACCGGCCTCGACGGCACCTCGGAGAAGATCGAGGCGCGCGACACCCGTCACACGATCATCGACGAGCACAGCGTGAGCGTGACGTTCGAGGTGTCCATGCCCGTCAACTCCCCCGCGAGTTGCGCTGTGCAATCGCTCAACGAGAGCTTCACCGTCGTAGGGTGGAAGGTCATCGACCTGGCCCCTTCGGAACTCTACACGCGTTCCTTCACCGAGGTTGTACACACCACCGAACTCAGCAACACGGGTTTGATTTACAAGTGCTGGCTGACCTAA
- the greA gene encoding transcription elongation factor GreA produces the protein MTTDTTVTWLTQEAHDRLATELANLSTLGRDDIAKKIESAREEGDLKENAGYHAAKEEQGKMEARIRTLTVLLRHAEVGHAPESTGVVVPGTVITATIAGDPSRFLIGSREIGGSSDLDVFSEQSPLGAAILGLKIGAKTSYTTPSGKQIAVEISNVETFTG, from the coding sequence GTGACTACCGACACAACGGTCACCTGGCTTACCCAGGAGGCGCACGACCGTCTCGCGACCGAACTGGCCAACCTCAGCACCCTCGGGCGCGACGACATCGCCAAGAAGATCGAATCGGCGCGGGAAGAGGGCGACCTCAAGGAAAACGCCGGCTACCACGCCGCGAAAGAAGAGCAGGGCAAGATGGAGGCGCGCATCCGCACGCTCACCGTGCTGCTGCGCCATGCCGAGGTAGGACACGCGCCGGAGAGCACCGGCGTCGTCGTGCCCGGCACTGTCATCACGGCCACCATTGCGGGCGACCCGAGCCGTTTCCTCATTGGGAGCCGTGAAATCGGCGGCAGTAGCGACCTCGACGTGTTCAGCGAGCAGAGCCCTCTCGGAGCGGCCATTCTCGGGCTGAAAATCGGCGCGAAGACAAGTTACACGACTCCGAGCGGCAAGCAAATCGCCGTGGAGATCTCGAACGTCGAAACCTTCACCGGCTAA
- the ilvA gene encoding threonine ammonia-lyase gives MTETTLTGPSLADFEAARLVVSRVADVTPMESSRYLADLLGAPVHLKCENLQRTGSYKIRGAYNRLSKLTAEERSHGVVAASAGNHAQGVAFAARELGIKATIFMPVGVALPKLQATRAYGADVILRGHTVTEPLLAAAEYARETGAILIPPFDHADVVAGQGTLGLEILDQVPDLETVVVPIGGGGLLSGVASVLKQAAARDGRRIRVIGVQAENAAAYPPSLAAGEPVAISILPTIADGIAVAKPGLLNFEIIRETVDEVVTVSEDDTARALLVLLERAKLVVEPAGAVAVAAILAGKIRAAGPTVAILSGGNIDPLLMQRVISHGLAASGRYLTLRIMLPDRPGQLARVSQLLAEVHANVIEVLHTRHGVGLQLSEVELDVSVETRGPEHREEVVAALREAGFDPHID, from the coding sequence ATGACAGAGACAACCCTCACAGGCCCGAGCCTGGCCGATTTTGAGGCCGCCCGACTCGTCGTCTCGCGCGTGGCCGATGTCACCCCGATGGAAAGTTCGCGTTACCTGGCCGATCTGCTCGGAGCCCCTGTGCACCTCAAGTGTGAAAACCTGCAGCGCACAGGCTCCTATAAAATTCGCGGCGCCTACAACCGCCTCTCCAAGCTCACCGCAGAGGAACGCTCCCACGGAGTGGTCGCCGCCTCGGCCGGCAACCACGCCCAGGGCGTAGCATTTGCAGCGCGAGAGCTCGGCATCAAGGCCACCATCTTCATGCCCGTCGGCGTGGCGCTGCCCAAACTGCAAGCCACCCGGGCCTACGGGGCCGATGTGATTCTGCGCGGTCACACCGTGACGGAACCGCTCCTCGCCGCAGCCGAATACGCCCGCGAGACGGGTGCCATCCTGATTCCGCCCTTCGACCACGCGGATGTCGTGGCTGGCCAGGGTACCCTGGGCCTCGAAATACTCGATCAGGTTCCCGACCTCGAAACCGTCGTCGTACCCATCGGGGGCGGCGGCCTGCTCTCCGGGGTCGCGAGCGTTCTCAAGCAGGCCGCCGCGCGAGACGGACGTCGGATCCGAGTGATAGGCGTGCAGGCAGAGAATGCGGCCGCCTACCCTCCGTCGCTGGCAGCGGGTGAACCGGTGGCCATCTCTATCCTGCCGACCATCGCGGACGGCATCGCCGTGGCCAAGCCGGGCCTGCTCAACTTTGAGATCATTCGAGAAACCGTCGACGAAGTGGTCACCGTGAGCGAGGACGACACCGCACGTGCCCTGCTGGTGCTGCTGGAGCGGGCCAAGCTCGTGGTCGAGCCGGCCGGTGCCGTGGCCGTGGCGGCAATCCTTGCCGGCAAGATCAGGGCCGCCGGTCCCACGGTGGCGATACTCTCCGGTGGCAACATCGACCCCTTGCTGATGCAGCGCGTCATCAGCCACGGTCTCGCGGCTTCGGGTCGCTACCTCACCCTGCGCATCATGCTGCCGGATCGTCCGGGCCAGCTCGCTCGGGTCTCGCAGTTGCTCGCCGAGGTGCACGCGAACGTGATTGAAGTGCTGCACACCCGCCATGGCGTGGGCCTGCAGCTCAGTGAGGTGGAACTCGACGTGAGCGTCGAGACCCGCGGGCCTGAGCACCGTGAAGAAGTGGTGGCAGCCCTGCGAGAGGCCGGGTTCGACCCGCACATCGACTGA
- a CDS encoding AI-2E family transporter, giving the protein MTEFSGKSSAGKRPRIRVRPEPESVVLPVHSAPRNGVDENIPPGIRLAGAWSWRLLVIAAAIAGLILLIIQLRLIVIPVLVAVLVSALLVPFVAFLMRHRWPKGLAVATAMIGTLVIVGGLITLATTQIAEGTAGLSSRLSDSYSSFKLFLNGAPFNLSNTDINNYLQQAWTSLQNDSQVFISGALSVGTTLGHLLTGLLLALFSLLFILIDGKTIWAWIVRLFPKRAQAAVDGAGIAGWTTLGNFAKVQILVASIDAVGIGLGAALLGVPMAIPIGILVFLGSFIPIVGAVATGAVAVVIALIFNNWVTALLMLGVVLLVQQLEGHVLQPLIMGTAVKVHPLGVVLVVAAGALLAGIPGALFAVPIAAVLNVMTSYISGGSWRSGMESTATTSTLWRTVPQRPGFRRRSLQINQGKH; this is encoded by the coding sequence GTGACAGAATTTTCTGGCAAATCGAGTGCGGGCAAACGGCCCCGAATCCGCGTACGGCCGGAGCCGGAATCCGTGGTCCTGCCGGTACACAGCGCGCCCCGTAACGGGGTGGATGAGAACATCCCCCCCGGTATTCGTCTGGCGGGCGCGTGGTCCTGGCGGTTGCTGGTTATTGCCGCGGCCATCGCCGGACTGATCCTACTGATCATCCAATTGCGCCTGATCGTGATTCCCGTGCTGGTCGCGGTGCTGGTCTCGGCGCTCCTCGTGCCGTTCGTGGCGTTTCTCATGCGCCACCGCTGGCCCAAGGGCCTCGCGGTTGCGACGGCCATGATCGGCACGCTGGTGATCGTGGGGGGCCTTATCACGCTCGCCACGACACAGATCGCGGAGGGAACGGCCGGGCTGAGCTCTCGACTGAGCGATTCCTACTCGTCGTTCAAACTGTTTCTCAACGGTGCCCCATTCAACCTCAGCAACACCGATATCAACAACTACCTGCAGCAGGCGTGGACATCGTTGCAGAACGACAGCCAAGTGTTCATCAGCGGGGCGCTCTCGGTGGGGACGACGCTCGGGCATCTGCTCACCGGGCTTCTCCTCGCGCTCTTCAGCCTGCTCTTCATCCTGATTGACGGCAAGACCATCTGGGCGTGGATCGTTCGGCTCTTCCCCAAACGAGCTCAGGCCGCCGTGGACGGCGCCGGCATCGCCGGCTGGACGACCCTCGGCAACTTCGCAAAGGTGCAAATTCTGGTGGCATCCATCGACGCCGTGGGAATCGGGCTCGGCGCGGCATTGCTTGGCGTGCCGATGGCGATACCGATCGGCATCCTGGTCTTCCTCGGCTCCTTCATCCCCATCGTCGGTGCCGTCGCGACCGGTGCGGTGGCCGTTGTGATCGCGCTCATCTTCAACAACTGGGTAACGGCGCTGCTGATGCTCGGCGTCGTCCTGCTGGTACAGCAGCTCGAAGGGCACGTGTTGCAGCCGCTGATCATGGGGACCGCCGTCAAGGTGCATCCTCTCGGCGTGGTGCTGGTGGTCGCCGCGGGGGCGTTGCTCGCCGGTATTCCCGGAGCGCTCTTCGCCGTTCCGATTGCAGCTGTACTCAACGTGATGACGTCGTATATTTCCGGTGGCAGTTGGCGCAGCGGAATGGAATCCACTGCGACAACGTCCACGCTCTGGCGCACCGTGCCGCAACGGCCCGGTTTTCGCAGGCGCTCACTTCAGATCAACCAAGGAAAGCATTGA
- a CDS encoding ABC transporter ATP-binding protein has protein sequence MIKAPPATRDETRTGTVVEFSGVVKQFAGVRALAGFDLTLHAGEFVALLGPSGSGKTTALRVLAGLETISEGTIRINDEDVSVLPTSKRDMGMVFQSYSLFPHLSAGANVEFGLRMRGIKPGERRARAEAALELVGLAEHSQRFAHQLSGGQQQRVALARALVTEPRVLLLDEPLSALDAKVRVQLREEIRRIQTSLGITTLFVTHDQDEALAVADRVAVMQSGTIEQVGTPEELYTRPASAFIADFVGLSNRIDGVVRHGFAELLGVRLPLIDPAQPDGPVRVSVRPEDIEFAPEGIPGRVVLSSFLGSLRRTSVQLADDSLVFLQHGARVHPTVGDRVFLRLTGAPVSVEPVGPQAVLD, from the coding sequence ATGATCAAGGCTCCCCCCGCAACCCGCGATGAGACTCGCACCGGAACAGTCGTCGAATTCTCCGGCGTCGTGAAGCAGTTTGCCGGTGTGCGTGCACTGGCGGGCTTCGATCTCACCCTGCACGCCGGGGAATTCGTGGCGCTCCTCGGCCCCAGTGGCAGCGGCAAGACCACGGCGCTGCGCGTTCTCGCCGGCCTCGAAACCATTAGCGAAGGAACGATCCGCATCAACGACGAGGACGTCTCTGTGCTCCCCACGAGCAAGCGGGACATGGGGATGGTATTCCAGTCCTACTCGCTCTTCCCCCACCTGAGTGCGGGAGCGAACGTGGAATTCGGCCTCCGGATGCGCGGCATCAAGCCGGGTGAACGCCGAGCCAGGGCCGAGGCCGCACTCGAGCTCGTCGGGTTGGCCGAGCACTCGCAGCGTTTCGCCCACCAGCTTTCCGGTGGCCAGCAGCAGCGTGTGGCCCTCGCGAGGGCGCTCGTCACCGAGCCGCGCGTGCTGCTGCTCGACGAGCCGCTTTCGGCGCTCGACGCCAAGGTGCGAGTGCAATTGCGGGAAGAAATCCGTCGCATCCAAACCAGCCTGGGCATCACGACGCTCTTCGTGACTCACGACCAGGATGAGGCGCTTGCCGTGGCCGACAGGGTGGCCGTGATGCAGTCCGGCACGATCGAACAGGTCGGCACGCCGGAGGAACTCTACACACGCCCCGCTTCGGCGTTCATCGCCGATTTCGTGGGCCTGAGCAACCGAATCGACGGTGTCGTCAGGCACGGGTTTGCGGAACTCCTCGGTGTTCGGCTTCCCCTCATCGACCCGGCCCAGCCCGACGGGCCGGTGCGCGTTTCGGTACGGCCAGAGGACATCGAATTTGCCCCAGAGGGTATTCCCGGGAGGGTTGTCTTGTCGAGTTTTCTCGGTTCCCTCCGCCGCACCAGCGTGCAGCTGGCAGACGACAGCCTGGTCTTCCTCCAGCACGGTGCGCGCGTTCACCCGACAGTGGGAGACCGGGTCTTCCTGAGGTTGACGGGAGCACCCGTGTCGGTCGAGCCGGTGGGGCCCCAGGCAGTCCTAGACTGA
- a CDS encoding ABC transporter permease has protein sequence MTARARRAGGLSIAGGVAHAPSRVTRTAILGAIGLIFAIPIVAMVEFTLRKGLDGGHDFSRWTTLFESGFAGPYRSVLTALGNSLALAIGTVAIVLLLLVPTMLLVHIRFPQLRRALEFICILPITIPAIVLVVGLAPVYAVMARLFGSGVWTLAFAYGITVLPFAYRAIQSNIDGVDVKTLTEAARTLGASWLSVLVHVLVPNLRRGILAGAFIAVAVVLGEFTIASLLNRINLQTALVVVSKTDPYTAVILSLLALIFAFGLLLLIGKLGSGPRVRSVKGTT, from the coding sequence ATGACGGCCCGCGCTCGTCGGGCCGGAGGCCTGAGCATCGCCGGCGGAGTCGCGCACGCGCCCAGCCGCGTCACGCGAACGGCTATTCTCGGTGCCATCGGGCTCATCTTCGCGATACCCATCGTGGCCATGGTGGAGTTCACGCTGCGAAAGGGTCTCGACGGCGGGCACGACTTCTCGAGGTGGACCACGCTGTTTGAGAGCGGATTCGCGGGACCCTACCGTTCGGTACTCACCGCACTCGGCAATTCCCTCGCGCTCGCCATCGGCACCGTCGCGATCGTGCTCCTGCTGCTCGTTCCCACGATGCTGCTCGTGCACATCCGCTTTCCGCAACTTCGCCGCGCGCTCGAATTCATCTGTATTCTGCCGATCACCATTCCGGCTATTGTTCTCGTGGTCGGCCTCGCCCCGGTTTACGCGGTGATGGCCCGTCTGTTCGGCAGCGGCGTGTGGACTCTCGCGTTCGCCTACGGCATCACCGTGCTGCCTTTCGCGTATCGGGCGATTCAATCCAATATCGACGGCGTCGACGTGAAGACTCTCACCGAGGCGGCCCGCACCCTGGGCGCCAGTTGGCTGAGTGTGCTCGTCCACGTGCTGGTGCCTAATCTGCGCCGGGGAATCCTGGCGGGGGCGTTCATCGCCGTCGCCGTCGTGCTCGGCGAGTTCACGATCGCCTCCCTTCTCAACCGCATCAACCTGCAAACCGCACTCGTGGTGGTGAGCAAGACCGACCCGTACACGGCCGTCATTCTGTCTCTGCTCGCCCTGATCTTCGCATTCGGGCTGCTGTTGCTCATCGGCAAGCTCGGGTCCGGCCCGCGCGTTCGCTCTGTGAAAGGCACCACATGA
- a CDS encoding ABC transporter permease — MPRPCSARSGRQLSSRFRQTAAAWGLLPFAVYVFLFLAVPTLIAIGTGFFDSTGAFTLSTVVALGDPVVLTTFTNSFWLSALTAVIGAVVGAIACYALLGTRPDGALRVTIDSLSGVLAQFGGVMLAFAFVATIGIQGMITVYLGDTFGIDIFENGVWLYETPGLILPYIYFQVPLMIITFMPALQALKPQWAEANATLGGGSGTYWLRIAFPVLAPSFLGSLLLLFANAFSSYATAAALVSQGSQIVPLQIRAALTSETLLGRENLAGALALGMILVMAVVMTCYALLQSRAARWQR, encoded by the coding sequence ATGCCGCGACCCTGCTCGGCGCGGAGTGGGCGGCAGCTGTCCAGTAGGTTCCGCCAGACGGCAGCAGCCTGGGGGCTGCTGCCGTTTGCGGTTTACGTGTTTCTCTTCCTTGCCGTACCGACCCTCATCGCGATTGGAACGGGGTTCTTCGACTCGACCGGCGCGTTCACCCTGTCAACGGTGGTGGCCCTCGGCGACCCTGTCGTGCTCACGACCTTCACGAATTCATTCTGGTTGTCGGCACTGACGGCCGTCATCGGGGCCGTCGTCGGCGCCATTGCGTGCTACGCCCTGCTGGGCACGCGCCCCGATGGCGCGCTTCGCGTGACCATCGACTCGCTCAGTGGCGTGCTCGCGCAGTTCGGGGGCGTCATGCTGGCCTTCGCCTTCGTCGCGACCATCGGCATCCAGGGCATGATCACGGTGTATCTGGGAGACACTTTCGGCATCGACATCTTTGAGAATGGGGTCTGGCTTTATGAGACACCAGGCCTGATCCTGCCGTACATCTACTTTCAGGTACCGCTGATGATCATCACCTTCATGCCGGCGCTCCAGGCGCTCAAGCCACAGTGGGCTGAAGCCAACGCCACCCTCGGCGGCGGGTCTGGCACGTACTGGCTGCGCATCGCGTTTCCGGTTCTAGCTCCGTCGTTCCTCGGGAGTCTGCTTCTGCTCTTCGCCAATGCCTTTTCCTCCTACGCCACGGCGGCCGCGCTCGTCAGCCAGGGATCTCAGATCGTGCCCCTGCAGATTCGTGCCGCCCTCACGAGCGAGACGCTGCTCGGTCGAGAGAATCTGGCCGGTGCGCTCGCGCTCGGCATGATTCTCGTGATGGCGGTGGTCATGACCTGCTACGCCCTGCTGCAGTCGCGAGCCGCCCGGTGGCAGCGATGA
- a CDS encoding ABC transporter substrate-binding protein → MSLAIAATLALSMSACSSTPAPTGGGVDAATATSLTAFGDLAALETAAKAEGALNVIALPRNWANYGAVLDLFAQKYPEITLTEASPDGSSAEEIQAADNLKGQDTAPDVFDLGLAVALSSTDRFAPYKVATWDDIPDALKEESGLYVGDYGGYMAVGYDPDAVPAPTELSDLLGAEYKGKVSINGDPTQAGAAFAAVGLASVQNGGSVDDFQPGIDFFSELNAAGNFLKVDPTPATIASGETPVVFDWDYLNVGYGKTLEGQRNWEVVVFPGAGYAGYYNQAINVDAPHPAAARLWQEFLYSDEAQNLWLAGGARPARAEAMQEAGTIDTALFDALPETPETTVVPTEQQSADAATLLGAEWAAAVQ, encoded by the coding sequence ATGTCCCTCGCCATCGCGGCCACGCTCGCTCTTTCGATGTCAGCGTGCAGTAGTACCCCGGCACCAACTGGCGGCGGTGTCGATGCCGCCACCGCGACGAGCCTGACCGCCTTCGGTGATCTCGCCGCCCTGGAAACGGCGGCCAAGGCCGAAGGGGCGCTCAACGTGATCGCCCTGCCCCGCAACTGGGCCAACTACGGTGCGGTGCTCGACCTCTTCGCGCAGAAGTACCCGGAGATCACGCTGACGGAGGCCTCTCCCGACGGCTCGAGTGCCGAGGAGATCCAGGCGGCCGACAACCTCAAGGGTCAGGACACAGCCCCTGACGTCTTCGACCTCGGACTTGCTGTCGCCCTCTCCAGCACCGACAGGTTCGCGCCATACAAGGTCGCGACCTGGGACGACATTCCCGATGCTCTCAAAGAGGAGAGCGGCCTGTACGTCGGTGATTACGGCGGATACATGGCCGTCGGTTACGACCCGGATGCCGTGCCCGCGCCGACGGAACTGTCGGATCTGCTCGGAGCCGAGTACAAAGGCAAGGTCTCGATCAACGGCGACCCGACCCAGGCCGGAGCCGCGTTCGCGGCCGTGGGCCTCGCGAGCGTGCAGAATGGCGGCTCAGTCGACGACTTCCAGCCCGGAATCGACTTCTTCTCTGAGCTCAATGCCGCGGGCAACTTTCTGAAGGTCGACCCGACCCCGGCCACGATTGCCTCCGGTGAGACGCCCGTCGTATTCGACTGGGACTACCTCAACGTGGGCTACGGCAAGACCCTCGAGGGCCAGCGCAACTGGGAGGTCGTTGTGTTCCCCGGAGCCGGCTACGCCGGCTACTACAACCAGGCCATCAACGTTGATGCCCCGCACCCGGCGGCGGCGCGTCTGTGGCAGGAATTCCTCTACAGCGACGAAGCGCAGAACCTGTGGCTTGCCGGCGGCGCGCGTCCGGCTCGTGCCGAGGCCATGCAGGAGGCGGGCACCATCGACACCGCCCTCTTCGACGCCCTGCCGGAGACGCCGGAGACGACCGTGGTACCGACGGAACAGCAAAGCGCGGATGCCGCGACCCTGCTCGGCGCGGAGTGGGCGGCAGCTGTCCAGTAG